Proteins encoded together in one Altererythrobacter epoxidivorans window:
- a CDS encoding GNAT family N-acetyltransferase: MQADLIDRIMEVMECAFDARWGEAWNRRQVSDALTLPFTHALLIDAEGEEVTDRCEKAVGFTLSRHVLDEEELLLIAVAPSARGKGLGRKLLDLLAERSKGRGVSRIFLEMRSNNPAEHLYRSFGFEPIGKRPDYYLTAEGSRLDAITFGYSV, from the coding sequence TCATGGAATGCGCCTTCGACGCCCGTTGGGGAGAGGCCTGGAACAGGCGCCAGGTTTCAGACGCGTTGACGCTGCCGTTCACGCATGCGCTGCTGATCGATGCCGAAGGCGAAGAAGTGACCGACCGTTGCGAAAAAGCTGTGGGTTTTACCTTGAGCAGGCACGTGCTTGACGAAGAGGAATTGCTGCTGATTGCGGTCGCGCCGTCAGCGCGCGGCAAAGGCTTGGGCCGAAAGCTGCTCGATTTACTTGCCGAGCGGTCAAAAGGTCGAGGAGTCTCGCGTATCTTCCTCGAAATGCGGTCGAATAACCCTGCAGAACACCTTTATCGCTCGTTCGGGTTCGAACCAATTGGCAAGCGGCCAGACTATTATCTCACTGCCGAAGGAAGTCGTCTCGATGCGATAACTTTTGGTTATAGTGTTTGA
- a CDS encoding MucR family transcriptional regulator, which yields MEDIQLDMKETLITLTSDIVAAHVSNNDVAVGDVPNLITNVYQALSGLGSNAAPAAERPDPAVSVRSSVKKDHIVCLDCGKKMKMLKRHLSTEHDMTPDDYRARWDLAPDYPMVAPAYAETRRDLAKKIGLGRKPGQRRGRRKKTD from the coding sequence ATGGAAGATATTCAGCTAGACATGAAAGAAACGCTGATAACGCTGACGTCGGATATCGTCGCAGCGCATGTCAGCAACAATGACGTCGCGGTGGGTGACGTCCCCAATCTCATCACGAATGTTTACCAGGCGCTTTCGGGTCTTGGCAGCAACGCGGCACCGGCCGCAGAGCGCCCCGATCCGGCTGTGTCTGTCCGTTCGTCGGTCAAGAAAGATCACATCGTCTGCCTCGACTGCGGCAAGAAGATGAAGATGCTCAAGCGGCACCTTTCGACCGAACACGACATGACCCCGGACGACTATCGTGCCCGTTGGGACCTAGCGCCCGACTATCCGATGGTCGCACCGGCCTATGCCGAAACCCGCCGTGACCTGGCCAAGAAGATCGGCCTCGGCCGGAAACCTGGCCAACGTCGCG